The genomic window GGGACTCCTGTATCCCATCTTCTTAGATTGCTCGGCAGGGAACGGGGTGACGATAAGAAATTGCACAAATTTGAACAGGCGGCTTTGGCTAATTTGTGTCCGGAAAATGGGGACGAGGCCAAGTCATTGATTCCTAGGTTAGTCACGTGTGTCTGTTCTCTGTATAATGCATtgcattatttatttatttatttgcagTCTTCAAGGTAGATTTGAAGAGGGCGAGTTGCAGGAACTTTTGGACGACCTGCAAACGCATAAAAGCTTTCAGTCTTAATTATCTCCACAGGCaattctaagaaaaaaaatcgagtttAGCGTACATTTTCAGTACGGGCCTTCTTTTCTACTCGTTGTCGTGCCGACGGCAGATCCCCGTATCGACTCTGAAACAAAGAATggcgaaaaacgagaaatctGACATGGATCGCGTCGGGCTCTTTAGCGAAATGGGCTACACGACGATTGGCGATCCCTACAAGCCGCCCAATAGTCTAAGTAAGATTGAACGCGTGGAAAAACGCTTTCGCTCGATTCCAGCGTCAAAACTCGCTCTCGCAGAGCCTATTCGACCAAACGCAGGCGGCGATAAGGATCGAAAACCGATggtcgtcgacggcagcAAGTCGCGCAATGCCACGCAAGCGGGATACTTCACTAAAACATTCGATCGCGTGATGGAGgtaaaacgaaacgattcctcgaaagaaaacaacaCATAGTGAACTAGGGCGAAGCGTACTCGGATCCGAttaaacgacgacgtcaaaaaaggaTCGAGGaggcgaagaaaaacgtgGGCAAAGCCTTCGTTCCAACCAGCGGAACGAAACTGATGTAAAAAGACCTAAAGTCGGCGTGGCAAAAAAACTAGATACAATAACTTCTAGGTCTGGCGTTGGGAGCCACTTTGGAACCCTTGGGGGTCCCATAAAGGCGTTCAGTCCGGTCACAGCTGACAAGAAACCCTACAAATCTCCAGGAAAAAATTTCGTCAATAATCCCCCTAAAAAAGGCACGGGATCCGGGTAAGTGTTCTGTTTGGGGTTCGGGgccttttttttcaaaggcTTCTCTCAGATACATTGGTGTTACTATTGGCCCCAGTCAGAAATACGCGTCCGAACCGTATGATTTGACTAAGGAACTGAAACAGGttttaaaaaaaacacaCGGTCTGATACTTTCTCACATGATAGAATCTCGTACTTAGAAAGAAGTGGAGGCtcataagaaaaaaatgaaaggcGCCGCGTTCAAATTGAACGTACATCCAGCCGACTGTTTCGACGCCAATCCATATAAGACAGATAAACGTAAGATAGGAAACGAAATCACTCGAAAACACGGGACCCTCTCGCCTAGCTGTCCCACCtttcaaagaagagaaaaagacgaaagaagagctcaAACCATTCAAGCCAAGTTCACCAGCCAAAGCAGTACGTtaggagaaagcaaaacaaaaaaaaatagGATAAATAGTCTTTTTATTCTAGAGTGGAGGTATGAAGGCAGGAACGTTCGATCCCTACCCGGAGCACTCCAGCGATCCCTACGTGAAGAATCCCCCTAAGCGCAAATCGGACGACGGAGGCACGAGACCGAAAATCTTTCAACCGCCGGCGATTCCGAAGAGCACGCCAACGAAGTCAATTGTCAGTATGACAGTCAGAAAGAGCATGAATCGAAACAACTACAAAGCTGTGGCAACTACAATGTAAGAACGCAACCTTAGGCTCGAAAAATTTcacgttttctcttcgctctcgctctccgtcgccgctcgaGTCAATTTAGCGGCGATTTTCGGAAGATATTTCTTTATCACGTTATTAATGACGTCGCTTAGCGACAGAGCGTGCCGTTCCAGCGCTTGATTCGCGCTCTCGTGCAACGCCTTCTCGATGCTCTTCCGAAACCACGAAATAATCAAATTGTAAAGCCAACTCGCCTTCGTGCCGTGCGTTCTCAAGCGAAGCGTCTCGAATTTCACGGACAAGTCCAAGATATCGACGTCGGTCGTCACCtggacgacggcggcgcacGTGCCcccgaaaacgtcgacgtcggcgagccCGTCGTCTTTCCAATGGGGAAAGGCGAGCTTGCGATAGGACCACTCGAAATCTCGCatcgacgcttcgacgttTCTGATTTCGATTGTCAACGTATTCGTTTTCCATCGAAGCGTGACGGcgtcgcgcggcggcgtcggaaTGTCGAGACCGTGCAGGCGCATCGACTTCAATTCGTAGTCGATTTCGCCGATTTTCGACTTTCGAATGCCGCGCACAATCggcaattcgacggcgagaagcCGATCGCGAATCCACGGCACGACGGCCGCTTTCAATTCGTCGATGAATTCCTCGTTCTCGCAAAGCAATTGGGATATTTCGTCGGTcgaattcgcgaatttctgCACCGTCTCCTTTCCCTTTTCGATGAGAACGGCACCGGCGTCGGAACGTCTCACGTGTTTCACGAGCTCTTCGCCCAAATCTACCATCGTCTCTATGGCAACTCCCAAATCTTCTTCCTCCCCTTTGGCAATATTCGTCACGAGTCGTTTTCCGCCCGATACGATTTCCTTCAACTCGCGACtcgctttgacgtcatcgtagaCGCGCATTCCGCTCGCCATCGTCTCCGCGTCGCAGAATTTTTCGAGAACGACTTTCGCGTGCGATTTGAGTCGAGCGAACGTTTCGCTCTCCTCGAGTCGACGCAATATCGAcatggcgtcgacgagactctcttcgtcgtcgcctagCGACGACGGATTGTCGAAGAGTTTGCGTCCTTGCGTCAATAGAGCGATGTAGGACTCTTCCTGGCGAAAGTCTCCTAGTATGTCCACcgtttctttgatttcgtcgctttggcgaatcgattcgacccaatcgtcgtcgttttccgtttGAATTCGATCGAGTgcgcgtcgactcgtcgctttgcctttttcccagccggcgacgagtttttcgttttcggctAGCGATCGGAGAAGCTGTTCGGTGTCGCGGACGATCGCTTCGCCTCGGCGGCTTCCcgccgagacgacgtcgacgattcgacgccaTCGCCGGATTAGATCGTCGCGTTTCAAGCGTGTCGCCAGTTTCTGGGCTTCGTCCGCCGCGTAGcactcgttttcgtcgacctTTTCCCATTCGGCTGTGTCGACGGAGGAGATCGACGACACAgctcgattttcgtcgctcaTTTTTCTCGCGGTGTTGTGGGCGCGGTCGATACGTCATCGGTTTTAGCGTGCTCTTGTCCCCGAAGGAGTGCTCTGGTTCAACGTCAAAACCTGCATTTCTGTCGTCACTGTCTATGTGGATATCGAAATGACTTCCGCGGAAGGACCAACCGTAGCGCAGCTTTACTCACGGTTAGACGCGTACGGAAAAAATGGCGACTACGCCACGGGCTTCAAAATAGCGACGCAAAGTAAGTCGAAGCGCAACAGACAGAAAAAGGAGTCACCTTCAAATGCACTTACGCAGTCCTACGACAATCCCCGGACGAAGCCGCGGCATTCCATTGCAAAACCGTGTGCCTAGTGCACGAGTCAAAATTCAGAGAAGCGCTGAAATCGATATCGGAGCATCCGAAAATGAGGTCCCCCCGCACAAAATCAGATTCGATCGTCTCATTCTTGCCTTTTCCCCCCATCCAGCGAATCCTTGGACCTGATAAAGGCGTACTGTCACTATCGACTCAGTAATTTGACGGAGGCGCGATCTCTGCTGGAATCGGCGCGTTCGTCTAAGTCGCTCGCTCGCGACGAGCTTCTCTGCCAAGTGGTCAGtatgaataataataataaattgaaacatccgtttctaaatttttaattaattaattaattaattattttttgtagctTTATCGTCTCGAAGAACATGACGCCAGTCTTTCGCTGTATCAGAACTTAGTCAAACATTCTCAGGTGATTTAGCGTGCTCTTTTTATAAAATTTTGCTGATCTTCTcctgttttctgtttctctagGATGAGTACGATAACGAAAGGGAGTCGAATTTGGCAGCCGTTTTAGCGAGTGCTTGCTATGCAAAACCGACCGGTCAATTTTCCGCTTCTCAACTTCGTTCAACTACGTACGAACTGTGCTTCAACAAAGCGTGCCTTCTACTCAATCAGAACCAGTGTGAAAGTGCACTAGAAATGTCACAGATGGCTGAAGGTGATTGCCTTTGCAGCACCAAGCCAAAGATAATGGAATCCTCTTTAGATCTATGCCGCAAAGCTTTGCAGGAAGATCCCGTTAGAGAGATAATTttactaaagaaaaatcgctctATAGTTTCATTTATATAGGATGTAGCTGATGAAGAAATTGAGGATGAACTCGGAGCGATAAAGTGCGCtaaattgaaaatattcATTATAATCAtatataatttattttttagagttCAGAGCGCCTACGCTTACCAGCAACTGGGACAGACCAGCAAAGCAGCTAAACTCTATGGGCAAGTATTGAAAACAAAGTAGGATATAGAAAACGACAGCGTTGCTCGTTTTCTAAGCAGCTTTTTAGACCTGATGACGCGTCTCTGGTCGCTGTCGCTTCAAATAACGTTATCTGTCTAAACAAggttttttgaaaagaattATTGGTTGTTAtggatttattgatttttgttcGGCTGTAGGATAGAGACTTGTTTGATTCTACtaagaaagcaaaagcgCTACTCAGCAAACAGCTGAATCAGAAGCTAAACGCTAGACAAAGAAGCGCGGTGTTTCTCAATCGTTGCCTCCTGCTTTTATACACCAATCAGGTTAAAAAAATATGAGTTTTTTGGCTTGGAAATGATTGGCGTGTAGAGTGACCAGCTCGCAAAACTCGTTACGAGTCTCGATTCCAATTCGGAGCTCCGATGTCTCATACAAGCGGCTCAGCTacacaaagacaaaaaagtgACTGAAGCAGCGAATCTACTTCAAGTACCGCGCACCGGCCTCTTCTCACAGTAATGCTTTTATCCTATTTCGTAATTAGAGCTATGCGAATCAGCATGGGGATCGCGCCGTTCGCGTGCAGCTCACACTGGCACAAATACACATCGCGaaaggtatatatatatatctatatctataAGTAGACAATCCACGTGACAAAATACCTGATTCCAATCAGGACAAATCAAAGAGGCGTGCGACGTTTTGAAGGGCATTCGAGAACTTCAACATAAGCCGGGGACGGTGAGTAGAAAACCGCTTCAATGTATATATGCGCGAATGATTGCGGTGCTAGGTGTCATGCCTTGTTCAGCTCTATAGTCGACTGCGCGACACTGCGTCGGCTGGCGGCGTCTTGACGGAAGCGGTGGCGCACTGGAGAAGCCAAAAAGTAGCCGCTGCACCTTCACTCTTTTATTTATAATGCGCTATTTTTGGTATTTTTATAGGCGTCTTCGTTGCCCAATTATTTGGTTACCTTATTGCAGCATCTCGCCGCTTTCAATATCAAGCACGGTTTGTCGGAAGAAGCTGCGGCCGCTTTGGAAGAACTGAGACGGTAAATTGGGGACTTTTTGTTTGCTCTCGAGTCTATATGGTCTACAGAGAAAAGCCGAAAGATATCCACGTTTTGGCGAAGTTGATTGCTGCTTATTCTCAATTTGACACGAAACAGGCAGAAGCGTAATAAACTGAGTCATGTCACGACGGGAAAATTACTAGGtgtttgttttctgttcttAGGCTTAGCGCTGATTTGCCGCCGCTGTCGTCTCGCCAATCGATTGACGTGGACGCTTTGGAAAAGGCTCCCATTGGCGTGAGGCACTTGAGGCGACCCGTGGCCACCGAATCAAAACAGGAGTACAGTCAAAGTTCAAATctcgacgcgtttcttttgACTCAATGTGGACCGCTTTAGGCAAAGCTTACTcagtcaaaagaaaaagaagaaaaagaagaagaaaggtaGCTTTATTCACGTTTCTCCTCTCTAGAGCAATAAGAAATGTTTTCCTATAGGAAAACTTCCTAAAAACTATGACTCAAGCGTCGATCCCGACCCCGAAAGGTGGCTGCCTCGCCGAGAGCGTTcttattacagaaaaaaggGCAGATCGGCAGCAGCCGCAGCGGCTATTGGTACGAATGCTTCTgctgattttttcttacatGGGAGATATAACCCCTGATTTTAGGAAAAGGTTCTCAAGGGGCTATGCCAGCTACGTCTGAGTAAATAGTGACAACGTCAAAGTCTACGTtctatatttattttttattttacagTGTGGATTTTTCAAAGGGATCGCCTTCAGCGAAGAAGCCGTCACAGTTGACAGCTCAAGTTCCCAGTCCACAAGCATCAGGATCGTCGTCTGTGAGAGGAGCTGGACAGGCTCGAAAGAAGCAGccggcaaagaagaaaaagaaaggaaaaggatggtaattcattcattcaaaagCGCACGTGGCATTAcgcaaagagaaaagtccCAATCTGATACGGGCATCCGCATCCGGGCGACGCGATCGCCCCCTTGTGAGATTTTCTCCCGTCGCGTGATGGCGGACGGCTATCGCGTCTACCGCGCTCTCTACACGTTCCAAGGTCGAACGGCGAACGAACTGAGCTTCAACGAGGGCGATTATCTCTACGCGGAATCGGCGCAACCGGATCCAGACGGCTGGCTCCGCGGTCACACCCGAAACGGCAGCGTCGGCCTCTTTCACCAGACCTACGCCAAAGAAGAGCAGCAGCAACCGCCTCCGCTTCCTCCATTACCGCCGCGCGGTCCGCCGCGAGGTCGTCGCGTGGACAGTTTCGATTCGGCAGCCCCGTATGTCCACGCTACGGGCCGCGAACCTCCACAACTACAGCAAAGggcgtcgttcgactcgGAATACGTCACCGTGCAACGCAACTCCCACTCGCGCTATAGCaacgcgccgtcgccgaccaCGATGCCCATCCCGTCGCCGACCACGCCCCCATCGTCGAACATCGACGCCGTGCCGTGGTATTGGAAGACGATCacgagcgacgaagcgcgCGAAATGCTCGAATCGGAACCGGACGGCGCCTTTCTCGTGCGCGACAATTCGCGCACGCCGGGCAATTACACGCTCTCCGTCAAAAAGGACGGCATCACGCGACGCGTACAAATTCACCATCGCAACGGCATGTACGGCTTCTCCGAGCCGCTTCCGtttcgttccgtcgtcgaactcgtcgaCTTCTATCGGCATCGTTCGCTCGCCGAACACAACGCGAGTTTGGATATTAGTCTGTGTTTCGCGAAGGAACGTCCGCAGCCTCGGACGTCGCTCAACGAACTGGAGCCGATTAATCAGCAGGAGGTCGAGGAATTGATGCAGGATCTTCGTCAGTGCACGGACGAGTGCGATCGGCTCAATAAGGAGTATCATCGCAAGGTGGACAATTTGAGTcgactcggcgacgatttgacgaaTATGAAtcgacgcgcggcgacgtaTCGGATCGTCGTGAATACGCTCGACGAGCAGGAGTCGACGTTGCAGAACAATCGCGTTCACGTCATGTCCGATTTGATGCACGAGCTCGTGATGAATCTGCGTCTGATAAGCGAGCGCAAGCGCTCGGCGATGGAAGcgctcgcgacgatcgagagtCAAATGCGCACGCTCGAgttcgatcgcgacggcttgacgacggagacggaggAGCTCAAGTTGCGCGTGATGGAGAAGACCGATTTGAAGGCGCAGATTATGATGGATCTCGGCGACTATCGCGTCACGCCCGACATCAtcaaacgacgtctcttcgCGTTGAGAAAAGCCGACAAGGATATACAGATGGAGGATCGGATGATGAAGCAGCGACGAGCGAGCTACGTGCCGCCGcccgaggaggaggaggagacgacgcAATTGGAAGACGTCTATTACGACATCTACGGAACGACGCAGGAGATTTTgcgcgacgaagaggacgccGATTGGCTGATCGAGATGGATCGCGAGCAGTCGAATCGATGTCTGTCGAGCTGTTCGGACGGGACGTTTCTCGTTCGACCGCGACCGAATGCGTCGCCGAGCGATCGGCATCAGTATACGCTCGTTATATCGTTTCAGGGGCAGGTGAATCATATCAAGGTTCTGTGCGAAGACGGCTGGTTCGGTTTCACGGAGGGCAGTTGCAGTTTCAGTACGCTGCGCGACTTGGTGAGGCATTatcagacgacgtcgttgcatcagcacaataaaaaattgactaTCACACTCGAAACGCCCTATAACAGGTATGCTCGCGGTGGtagtggtggtggtggtggtgacGTCGCGAGTCCGGGTGGTGGCAGCGTGGGGGGTAGTGGTGCCAGTGCAGGCGTGTACTATTAGTAAGGatttgacaatttttctttttaaatCTTGCTTTgtctctcgctctctttgTGTTTTATTGGTAGATTAGTCGGTGGAAATCACGTGGTATTTTGATCCTTTTATGTGGGCATTGGCGAGTTTGATTTTTACAGTGGGAaagtcgaaacgacgcttttCTGGGGAAACAGGGGAGTGGCGCtacgtttctttttgatctttcgtcgtttttttggcACATAGGTCAACTGgctaatgatgatgatgatgacaaGGGACCTTCTGGGTTTAGAGAAGAAGCATTTTAGTGCAGCGCTACACGGGCTTACGTTGTCCTCACGTGCCGACCTCACGTGCAGCGAAGATAGATAGTGTGCGCTAAGCGTCATTGAGATTTCGCCAAAATCATGAGCCGCCGAGAACGCGCTCCGATTCGCTGGCATTTAGCCTTGTTTCCACGCGTCACGCTAGGGTTGCACGTTGGGGAATGCGTTGGCGGCCATGATGGATTCGCCCCGTCTCAACGTTTCAAAGAGCAAAACGGCCTCTGCGCCAATGCGAACAATACGCTTCACATTGGAGCTCGAGCAGAcgaccgacgtcgactttcCCGAATTCTCCTACGCCGAATTGTTCGAGAAGGCGAGGCAACTTTCGCGAACGATCGTCtacgcgacgaaatttctcCGCTTGCAGGCGAAAAGCGCCGAACGCGCGAAATGGACGTCGAATAGCGCCGATTCGaatcgaaaacgcgacgacgacgaacgacgcgaaatcgaGCAGATTGCCGCGCAAATGGAAGCCAAATACGTATGTCGACACTTGagcgcgatttcgacgcgagaaaaacggGACCCCCTTTGGGGGTATTCGCACCCGATAGGGAAGCGGAGGTGAAagcgcgtcgaaacgacgcgttcACGACGAAGATTACATCGACGTCGGCTCGGGATACGACGAAACCGATCCCTTCGTGGACAATTCGGAAGCGGtaaacgacgatttcgagaaAAATAACCAAAAAATaataactaattaattagcacGACGATTTTGTTCCGTTTCACTTGGAACCGCAACACGGCGGTTTCTACGTCAATTCGGGCGAATTGTATTTCAGCGAGAATCAGAAGAAAACCGAAACCGAATCTAATGGGTAAATTAGTTAGATTCGGCGAATGGGGAGAAGGTTCTtattgtcacgtgatcagaggttgcgatgacgacgacgatggcgattttcagaagaaaaaggcgccaAGGGTAGTGATAATGAATATTGTCAATATTGGCTTCATTGAGTTTCTTTCTGTGTAGCTGTTCAAATTGAAGCCACccaagacgaaaaagacaaaagatGGCAAATTTGAGCCGAAACAGAAGAGGGCGAAAATTGTGAACAGGCAAGGGACGCCGACTTCTCTTCCCGTCGTCGCTAAAGTCAAGAAAATGTGcgattttaaaaaatgaaagttctctttctgatttttctttctgctagGGTTATCAAGGATCGTCCTGATTCGGACAAAACCGCTcctccggcggcggcggcggcggcggcgacacaGACGGCTGTGGCCACTCCCACAATCTTAGAAGACTGGCCACAAGATTTTCCTGAGTATTTAAAAACGGAAATAGAAGAATGGAAGCAGGTACATAAAGATTGGCAATCTTGGATAATTCCCCGTGTTCATCTCTTTCTATCGTAGGACGTTCTGAAGGATAATGCCATGAGCAAACAGCCACCCAAGCATTTCCAGTCCTGCTACAATTCACGTCTAATAAagtgattattattattccACGTGTTCCCTCttccctctttttctctctcgtaAAGCGCTCTGTTATTTCTAGAATTGGTAGACAGACAATGGCTCTGAAGCCAAAGAAGTATCAGACGGTTAGTATTATATAGAAATAGCAGTctggtatatatatatattttatatAGAGGGTTTATGAttatttgacgtcgtttttgcctGCTACGAAAGGAACGCTTTTGAAGCGTCTAAAAGACCTTTTGTCAGCCGAACACGTAAGTTCTTTGTCATTCAACGGATGGATTTTAAATGATCTTTTGTAGAAAGAGCTGATGAAAGAGCCATTGGAAAAGTTGAAACTTGGTATTGAAACTTGTATGTTAGAGCAAGTGGGAAAACTTgaggagagaagaaaaacattgTAATAACAAAGTAGCAGTAGTAAGTAAATAGTCCATGATAAAAATCGTTCATAGACTCGAATCACAAGAAAAATTTATCGAAGACGATTTATCAGACGACGGTGGAGACAACGGTACTGTGGTAAGAAAGTGGTCGTCTATTTTGGAGGATATAGCATTCGGAATTTCACTTATTTAGCCTCTGAAACGGTTTGTATGGACTGAGGAGCTCAAAGACAGACTCTGCAATCTGGTTAGTGCCAAGATACAAGCCATAcgagaaatcaataaacaTCTAATTGATCCTCCCGCTCAAATACTGGTGAGTAATATCATGCAACTCCAAACTCGTAAACGATTGctcctttgttttttagagCTTTTTGAAAGACGAGGTGAAAGTGCTGTGGCCGAGTGGCTGGATGAATTCAAAGTAACGCGCTTGTTTCGTTTATTATTCTAGCcaatattttttatataggaTTTTATATGAAGTCAGCAGAAAAGCGCACGATTCGTTCACCCAGTAAGTACTTcatcagaaaaagaaataacgatttttttctacaatGCGTGTAGACTTAAagtcaagaagaaaaaggatcCGCCAATGCAGCCCAAGCCCAAgccacctcctcctcttACTAAGGTAAAAACGGCGAACGAAACTGTAGACGGAGACTCCTTAGGTTTTCTTCTCCCTTCAGCCGTTGCTGGCTATGGAGCCTTTGAAGCTGAATGTGTCTTTGGGAAGTGCTCTCTCTCAGCATTCGTACTCGTTGCCGCCGAGTTCGTCTCAGCCGGcaccgtcgtcgaactctTCGTTATCTccgccgtcgattttcatttcttcatcgtcgtctcaaCCAGCGTcacttcctcctcttcctcctcctcctcctcctccggcggcggcggcgtttgTTCCGCAGTCACCCACAGTGAGACTGGTATCGTCGCCtttgcagcagcagccgcagcagctgcagcaaGTGGGAATTTTGAATATGAATGTGCCTGTATCGCTGTTCAAAAATGTCCAAATGACTCAGCGCAGCTTCCCAAGCTCCGCTCACGCCGATCATAGCAAGCCTAACACGTAAATTCGTTGTTGCCGTGATAAAGCAGTAGGAAAAGTAAAAGAGTTTAATATTGCGATTATAATTTTTGGACTTCTCAGTGACCACGTGACTCAACCAATATGGCCGGTCGCTTTCGGGCTTCGAAGTACAAGAACGCCGTCCCCaaggcggcgaaacgagAAGTAGGAGTCGCAAGATGATTTAAATGTCCTATTGATCGCGTCCGATCGTCAAGAACTGCCTATCCGGCGTCAACGTCGGCTCGATTGGGAGCGGCAGCCCCATTGCAGCGAATTGCCTCTTCAAAGCGTTCCTCAGCGATCCAGCAGGTAAAAGAGGCAATAGATATTCGATCGGATCGCTGACCGACTCGATAGGAAGTTCGGTAGCCGTTCTTCCACTCGAAGAAGGGGGCAGACGCGATCGATTTCCTCTCGTGCACGCGCACGCCGGTAAGGGGGTCCTTcgcctctctctctcgctcaATCGAAGCCGTTTGAACAGGTCAAACGACCGACATGACCTTTTCGcctttcgacgacggtctTCTCGCCacgggcggcgacgacgcatcGGTATCGTAAATCgctttttagtttttctttatttaggGAGCGAATCGATTTGATTTAGATAAAACTTTGGCGAATTTCTGACCCTAGTGATTTGAAGCAAAGTCCGGAGTCGACTTTGACGGGCCACGACGTCGGTTTTCAGGTTTTCGAATATgacttttttaattaattaaattctttgtagagaaaaatcgagtCTCTTTGTTTTCATCCGACAGCGAATCAGGTTCGTGGAATGGGAGAAATCGCGCCGCCGATTTTGTAtgactttttttttccagatTTTAACTTCTTCGTCTGGGTCGATTGTGAAGCTGTGGGACGTTGAGAGTGGCTCGGACAGACTATgtacaaataaataagtacacaagaaagaaattatGTTATTCTTGCCTGTTTTAGCTCTGGAGGACCACAGTGACATCGTCTATGCCGTTTCTTGGAAGAGCGACGGAACTCAGCTGGCATCTGTTTCCAAGGttttgcttaattaattaatatttttatttattctctCTGAGACCGATTTCTTTTATTAGGATAAAAAGATTCGGATTTTTGAtccgcgttcgacgtcgccttgtACGGCAGAGGCAGACGGCCACAATGGAGTGAAAGAGAGTCGAATCTTGTGGCTGGGTGATAGCGACTACATGGTCACAACGGGATTCAGTAAAGTGCGAAAATACGTAATACTGTACTTCCTCTTGGGAGCCAATTGGGGGGTTATTTAGACGAGAGACCGCCAGTTTGGTATATGGGATTGCAGGAAACTCGAACGTCCTCTTACAATGCAAAGTACTGGCTCAAGTACCGGGTATCCAGACATAAAGAAAAGCCTCGCGAGACACTTGACCGCATATATTgcggatttttttcaggatACTAATGCCTCTCTACGACGAAGATACAAAGATGCTATTCTTGGCTGGCAGGGTAGAAAAGTCTAAGCGCACTTGCGCATCAACAATTTGTACATATTTAGGCCGACTCCTCCATAAGATATCTCGATTTGACTGACATAAGTAGCTCACctcatttcgtcgaaggTAGAAAGGGGACAAAGCCTTCTACACTTGAAAATCTTTATATTTCATATTCAGGTCAATTCTATAGAGGAGAGCAGGAGACGAAGGGAATAGCGATCGTGCCAAAACGAGCCCTAGTCGTGATGGGCTGCGAGGTGGtacgtcttcttcagctCACGCAGCGCAGCATCATACCAATCAGCTACCAAGTGACGAGAAAAGTACGGCGAATACATACAAGTCGTCATATCCCAGCGTTTTTCTTAGAGCTATAGGGAATTTCACGCCGATCTCTTTCCCGATGCGTTTTCCGGGGAACCGGCGCTGACAGCCGGTGAATGGTTCTCGGGGGA from Oscarella lobularis chromosome 1, ooOscLobu1.1, whole genome shotgun sequence includes these protein-coding regions:
- the LOC136199755 gene encoding cilia-and flagella-associated protein 96-like; protein product: MAKNEKSDMDRVGLFSEMGYTTIGDPYKPPNSLKPIRPNAGGDKDRKPMVVDGSKSRNATQAGYFTKTFDRVMEGEAYSDPIKRRRQKRIEEAKKNVGKAFVPTSGTKLMSGVGSHFGTLGGPIKAFSPVTADKKPYKSPGKNFVNNPPKKGTGSGYIGVTIGPSQKYASEPYDLTKELKQKEVEAHKKKMKGAAFKLNVHPADCFDANPYKTDKPVPPFKEEKKTKEELKPFKPSSPAKASGGMKAGTFDPYPEHSSDPYVKNPPKRKSDDGGTRPKIFQPPAIPKSTPTKSIVSMTVRKSMNRNNYKAVATTM
- the LOC136199753 gene encoding uncharacterized protein, which gives rise to MSDENRAVSSISSVDTAEWEKVDENECYAADEAQKLATRLKRDDLIRRWRRIVDVVSAGSRRGEAIVRDTEQLLRSLAENEKLVAGWEKGKATSRRALDRIQTENDDDWVESIRQSDEIKETVDILGDFRQEESYIALLTQGRKLFDNPSSLGDDEESLVDAMSILRRLEESETFARLKSHAKVVLEKFCDAETMASGMRVYDDVKASRELKEIVSGGKRLVTNIAKGEEEDLGVAIETMVDLGEELVKHVRRSDAGAVLIEKGKETVQKFANSTDEISQLLCENEEFIDELKAAVVPWIRDRLLAVELPIVRGIRKSKIGEIDYELKSMRLHGLDIPTPPRDAVTLRWKTNTLTIEIRNVEASMRDFEWSYRKLAFPHWKDDGLADVDVFGGTCAAVVQVTTDVDILDLSVKFETLRLRTHGTKASWLYNLIISWFRKSIEKALHESANQALERHALSLSDVINNVIKKYLPKIAAKLTRAATESESEEKT
- the LOC136199751 gene encoding signal recognition particle subunit SRP72-like, whose product is MTSAEGPTVAQLYSRLDAYGKNGDYATGFKIATQILRQSPDEAAAFHCKTVCLVHESKFREALKSISEHPKMSESLDLIKAYCHYRLSNLTEARSLLESARSSKSLARDELLCQVLYRLEEHDASLSLYQNLVKHSQDEYDNERESNLAAVLASACYAKPTGQFSASQLRSTTYELCFNKACLLLNQNQCESALEMSQMAEDLCRKALQEDPDVADEEIEDELGAIKVQSAYAYQQLGQTSKAAKLYGQVLKTKPDDASLVAVASNNVICLNKDRDLFDSTKKAKALLSKQLNQKLNARQRSAVFLNRCLLLLYTNQSDQLAKLVTSLDSNSELRCLIQAAQLHKDKKVTEAANLLQSYANQHGDRAVRVQLTLAQIHIAKGQIKEACDVLKGIRELQHKPGTVSCLVQLYSRLRDTASAGGVLTEAVAHWRSQKASSLPNYLVTLLQHLAAFNIKHGLSEEAAAALEELRREKPKDIHVLAKLIAAYSQFDTKQAEALSADLPPLSSRQSIDVDALEKAPIGVRHLRRPVATESKQEQSLLSQKKKKKKKKKGKLPKNYDSSVDPDPERWLPRRERSYYRKKGRSAAAAAAIGKGSQGAMPATSDVDFSKGSPSAKKPSQLTAQVPSPQASGSSSVRGAGQARKKQPAKKKKKGKGW
- the LOC136199752 gene encoding phosphatidylinositol 3-kinase regulatory subunit gamma-like, which produces MADGYRVYRALYTFQGRTANELSFNEGDYLYAESAQPDPDGWLRGHTRNGSVGLFHQTYAKEEQQQPPPLPPLPPRGPPRGRRVDSFDSAAPYVHATGREPPQLQQRASFDSEYVTVQRNSHSRYSNAPSPTTMPIPSPTTPPSSNIDAVPWYWKTITSDEAREMLESEPDGAFLVRDNSRTPGNYTLSVKKDGITRRVQIHHRNGMYGFSEPLPFRSVVELVDFYRHRSLAEHNASLDISLCFAKERPQPRTSLNELEPINQQEVEELMQDLRQCTDECDRLNKEYHRKVDNLSRLGDDLTNMNRRAATYRIVVNTLDEQESTLQNNRVHVMSDLMHELVMNLRLISERKRSAMEALATIESQMRTLEFDRDGLTTETEELKLRVMEKTDLKAQIMMDLGDYRVTPDIIKRRLFALRKADKDIQMEDRMMKQRRASYVPPPEEEEETTQLEDVYYDIYGTTQEILRDEEDADWLIEMDREQSNRCLSSCSDGTFLVRPRPNASPSDRHQYTLVISFQGQVNHIKVLCEDGWFGFTEGSCSFSTLRDLVRHYQTTSLHQHNKKLTITLETPYNRYARGGSGGGGGDVASPGGGSVGGSGASAGVYY